ACGACGGTGTCGCTGTCGTGGCGGTTCGGCATGCGCATCCTGCAGAAGGCCAACACGACCGAGGCACACCGCTGGCGGGTGAAGGTCGCGGCGTGCGGGCTGCAGCCCGTGGCCCGGGACGTCGACCTCAAGTCCGGCGAGGTGCTGACCATCGCCACCGAGGACGCCGACCAGACCGCCGACATCATCGAGGTGGTGCCGCTGCTCGTCAGCTCGCTGGTCGCGGTGCTGGTCGCGGCGGTCGCCCTGGGCCTTGCGGACATCCGGCTCGGGCTGCTGGTGATCGTGGGCACCGTCGCGATCCTGTCGGTCCTCAGCGTGATGTCCAAGCGGATCGGCAGCAGCACCCAGGAGCAACAGGCCCGGGTGGCGCGGGCGGGTGCGAAGGTCGCCGACCTGATCACCGGCCTGCGTCCGCTGCACGGCTTCGGCGGCAACCACGCCGCGTTCCGGTCCTACCGGGAGGTCAGCACGGAGGCGAAGCGCCAGTCGATCACCGTCGCCAAGGTGAACGGCGCCTACGCGGGTACCGCCCTGGCCCTCAACGCGGTCCTCGCCGGCGCCGTGACCCTGACGGCGGGCTGGCTGGCGTTCGAGGGCCGGATCACCATCGGTGAACTCGTCATGGCCGTGGGACTGGCGCAGTTCATCATGGAACCGCTCAAGCTGTTCTCCGAGATGCCCAAGTACGTGATGATCGCGCGGGCCTCGGCCGAGCGGATGGCCCTGGTGCTGTCGGCCCCGCCGGTCATGACCCCGGGCTCCGAACGCCCCTCCGAGGGCGGCGACCTGGAGATCGACGGCGTCCGCCACGGCACGCTGACGTATCTGAAGTTCCAGGTGAAGGCGGGGGAGTTCGTCGCCATCGCCCCCTACCAGCCCCGCGCGGCGGCCGACCTCGCCGCCGTCCTGGCCGTGCGCGTCCCGCCCGCCGCGTACGAGGGCACGGTACGGATCGGCGGCAAGGACCTGGCGGACCTCTCCGTCGAGGCGGTCCGCGAGCACCTGCTGGTCAACCCGTACGACGGGGAGATCTTCGCGGGCACCCTCCGCACGAACATCGACCCGTCGGGCACCAGCCGCACGGTGCCCGAGGCGGTCGAGGCCTCCATGCTGACCGACGTCGTGGCCCTGCACCGCGAGGGCCTGGACTACGGCGTCCGCGACCGGGGCGCCAACCTCTCCGGAGGCCAGCGCCAACGCCT
The Streptomyces tuirus genome window above contains:
- a CDS encoding ABC transporter ATP-binding protein, coding for MTTDTQRPRHGAAILRTALRRNVGAMAWGTLLMGLYQAGETAFPIALGLIVEHTMRDGRSLQALAVSIAALAVIITTVSLSWRFGMRILQKANTTEAHRWRVKVAACGLQPVARDVDLKSGEVLTIATEDADQTADIIEVVPLLVSSLVAVLVAAVALGLADIRLGLLVIVGTVAILSVLSVMSKRIGSSTQEQQARVARAGAKVADLITGLRPLHGFGGNHAAFRSYREVSTEAKRQSITVAKVNGAYAGTALALNAVLAGAVTLTAGWLAFEGRITIGELVMAVGLAQFIMEPLKLFSEMPKYVMIARASAERMALVLSAPPVMTPGSERPSEGGDLEIDGVRHGTLTYLKFQVKAGEFVAIAPYQPRAAADLAAVLAVRVPPAAYEGTVRIGGKDLADLSVEAVREHLLVNPYDGEIFAGTLRTNIDPSGTSRTVPEAVEASMLTDVVALHREGLDYGVRDRGANLSGGQRQRLSLARALAADTDVLVLHDPTTAVDAVTEQLVARNVAKLRRGRTTIVITSSPAFLDAADRVLVLDDGTITAEDTHRNLLTSDEAYCQAVAR